A window of the Janthinobacterium agaricidamnosum NBRC 102515 = DSM 9628 genome harbors these coding sequences:
- the ftsL gene encoding cell division protein FtsL has translation MSGKLNTVLAALLVGCALSLVNAQYQARHLLIDLERAQALSRQLDIDWAQLQLDQSTLGKHERIEAIARRDLNMTPLTAARTQYLTEGQP, from the coding sequence ATGAGCGGCAAGCTCAATACCGTGCTGGCGGCCTTGCTGGTCGGCTGCGCGCTATCGCTGGTCAACGCCCAATACCAGGCGCGCCATTTGCTGATCGACCTGGAACGCGCGCAAGCGTTGTCGCGCCAGCTCGACATCGACTGGGCCCAGCTGCAGCTCGACCAGTCGACGCTGGGCAAGCATGAGCGCATCGAAGCGATCGCGCGGCGCGACCTGAACATGACGCCGCTGACCGCCGCGCGCACCCAGTACCTGACGGAGGGCCAGCCATGA
- a CDS encoding UDP-N-acetylmuramoyl-L-alanyl-D-glutamate--2,6-diaminopimelate ligase — MTLTEISAWISAVAPAGQLASDSRRIQRGDVFFAYPGDVGDGRAFIAAAIAQGAAAIVYDGADFAWNEQWQLPHLAVAGLKRQAGPLAHAFYRQPDRAMFSVGVTGTNGKTSCAVWLGQALSRLGASTAVIGTLGVGLSRARGDVEFDVTGYTTPDAVLLARKLAEMRERGAEALAIEVSSIGLDQQRAAGMHFDVALFTNLTRDHLDYHGDLAAYEQAKTKLFDWPGLQSAVLNLDDAMGLRLAGHLRGRLPGKLPLVGYTLQDSAALPGLDGVAMLRASQFRSRHAGTEFHLESPFGLALVKTQLVGHFNISNALAVMGALLAKGVGLRAAIEAIEALQAAPGRMQQVGGQDAPMVVIDYAHTPDALEKTLAALRAVAQERGGQLWCVFGCGGDRDPGKRPQMGAIAQMADHVLVTSDNPRGEDPHTIIEQIVAGMNQQHPGSALQTVEDRAAAILLAIKHAAKADVILLAGKGHEPYQEIKGKKLPFSDTDHAQLALSARLTMMRTN; from the coding sequence ATGACCCTAACAGAAATCAGTGCCTGGATCAGCGCCGTGGCGCCGGCCGGCCAGCTGGCGTCGGACTCGCGCCGCATCCAGCGCGGCGACGTGTTTTTTGCCTATCCCGGCGATGTCGGCGACGGCCGCGCGTTTATCGCCGCCGCGATCGCCCAGGGCGCCGCCGCGATCGTCTACGACGGCGCGGACTTTGCCTGGAATGAACAGTGGCAGCTGCCGCACCTGGCCGTGGCCGGGCTGAAACGCCAGGCCGGCCCGCTGGCGCACGCCTTTTACCGGCAGCCGGACCGCGCCATGTTCAGCGTCGGCGTGACCGGCACCAACGGCAAGACTTCCTGCGCGGTGTGGCTGGGCCAGGCGCTGTCGCGCCTCGGCGCGTCGACCGCCGTGATCGGCACGCTGGGCGTCGGCCTGAGCCGGGCCCGCGGCGACGTCGAATTCGACGTCACCGGCTACACCACGCCGGACGCGGTGCTGTTGGCGCGCAAGCTGGCCGAGATGCGCGAGCGCGGCGCCGAGGCGCTGGCGATCGAAGTATCGTCGATCGGCCTCGACCAGCAGCGCGCGGCCGGCATGCATTTCGACGTCGCGCTGTTCACCAACCTGACCCGCGACCACCTCGATTACCACGGCGACCTGGCGGCCTATGAACAGGCCAAGACCAAATTGTTCGACTGGCCCGGCCTGCAAAGCGCGGTGCTGAACCTGGACGACGCGATGGGCTTGCGGCTGGCCGGGCATCTGCGCGGCAGGCTGCCCGGCAAGTTGCCGCTGGTCGGCTACACGCTGCAGGACAGTGCGGCCTTGCCTGGGCTGGACGGCGTCGCCATGCTGCGCGCCAGCCAGTTCCGCAGCCGTCACGCCGGCACCGAATTCCACCTCGAGTCGCCGTTCGGCCTGGCGCTGGTCAAGACCCAGCTGGTCGGTCACTTCAATATCAGCAATGCGCTGGCGGTGATGGGCGCGCTGCTGGCCAAGGGCGTTGGCCTGCGCGCCGCGATCGAAGCGATCGAAGCGCTGCAAGCGGCGCCGGGACGCATGCAGCAAGTCGGCGGCCAGGATGCGCCTATGGTCGTCATCGACTATGCGCATACCCCGGATGCGCTGGAAAAAACCCTGGCCGCCTTGCGTGCGGTGGCGCAGGAGCGCGGCGGCCAGCTGTGGTGCGTGTTCGGCTGCGGCGGCGACCGCGATCCGGGCAAGCGTCCGCAAATGGGCGCGATCGCCCAAATGGCCGACCATGTGCTGGTCACCAGCGACAATCCGCGCGGCGAAGATCCGCATACCATCATTGAACAAATCGTCGCAGGCATGAATCAACAACATCCCGGCTCGGCGCTGCAGACGGTGGAAGACCGCGCCGCCGCCATTTTGCTGGCCATCAAGCACGCGGCCAAGGCCGACGTGATTTTATTGGCCGGCAAAGGCCATGAACCGTACCAGGAAATCAAGGGCAAGAAATTGCCGTTTTCGGATACCGACCACGCCCAGCTGGCGCTGTCGGCCCGTTTGACCATGATGAGGACCAATTGA
- a CDS encoding UDP-N-acetylmuramoyl-tripeptide--D-alanyl-D-alanine ligase gives MRTTLAQLTSAIPGAALSDNAAGDLLVKGVSTDSRNVPAGALFVALRGETFDAHAFLDQVVQAGAVAVVAEQVPEGFPLPAIIVPDTLAALGRIGNYWRRQFDLPVIGVTGSNGKTTVKEMIASVLAAAYSEEGRLATRGNLNNEIGVPLTLFRLDVAHSAAVVELGMNHPGEIARLSAIAEPTVALVNNAQREHQEFMHTVEAVALENGAVLQRLPADGVAVFPHGDEFTPLWTELSGARRVLTFGLTKDATVSCSHRPAEDFGSDLFVSVRQPDGQLVQFFVALAAAGRHNVLNALAAVACTWAAGVEAGAIKRGLEAFAPVAGRLQHKRAPNGATVIDDSYNANPDSVRAAIDVLAQAGAPRILALGDMGEVGTQGRQFHEEIGAYAAAKGIEHVLVTGELARHVHGVNVEYFEQFDGLLAALDAHLAGHPETTVLIKGSRFMKMERAVQHLIGSHSNNNKEAH, from the coding sequence ATGCGCACCACACTGGCACAATTGACGTCGGCGATCCCCGGCGCCGCCTTGTCCGACAACGCCGCCGGCGACCTGCTGGTTAAGGGCGTGTCGACCGACAGCCGCAACGTGCCGGCCGGCGCGCTGTTCGTCGCGCTGCGCGGCGAGACCTTCGACGCCCACGCCTTCCTCGACCAGGTGGTCCAGGCCGGCGCGGTGGCGGTGGTGGCCGAGCAAGTGCCTGAAGGTTTCCCGCTGCCGGCGATTATCGTGCCCGACACCCTGGCCGCGCTGGGCCGCATCGGCAATTACTGGCGCCGCCAGTTCGACCTGCCGGTGATCGGCGTCACCGGCAGCAATGGCAAGACCACGGTCAAGGAAATGATCGCCTCGGTGCTGGCCGCCGCCTACAGCGAAGAGGGCCGGCTGGCCACGCGCGGCAACTTGAACAATGAAATCGGCGTGCCGCTGACGCTGTTCCGGCTCGACGTGGCGCACAGCGCCGCGGTGGTCGAACTGGGCATGAACCATCCCGGCGAAATCGCCCGCCTGAGCGCGATCGCCGAACCGACTGTGGCGCTGGTCAACAACGCCCAGCGCGAACACCAGGAATTCATGCATACGGTGGAAGCCGTGGCGCTGGAGAACGGCGCGGTGCTGCAGCGCTTGCCGGCCGACGGCGTCGCGGTGTTCCCGCACGGCGACGAATTTACCCCGCTGTGGACCGAATTGTCCGGCGCGCGCCGCGTGCTGACGTTCGGCCTGACCAAGGACGCCACGGTCAGCTGCAGCCACCGGCCGGCCGAGGATTTCGGCAGCGACCTGTTCGTCAGCGTGCGCCAGCCGGATGGCCAGCTGGTGCAGTTTTTCGTCGCGCTGGCGGCGGCCGGCCGGCACAATGTGTTGAATGCGCTGGCGGCGGTGGCCTGCACCTGGGCCGCCGGGGTCGAGGCCGGCGCCATCAAGCGCGGCCTGGAAGCGTTCGCGCCGGTGGCGGGCCGCCTGCAGCACAAGCGCGCGCCGAACGGCGCCACCGTCATCGACGACAGCTATAACGCGAATCCCGATTCGGTGCGCGCCGCGATCGACGTGCTGGCGCAAGCCGGCGCGCCGCGCATTCTGGCATTGGGCGACATGGGCGAAGTCGGCACCCAAGGCAGGCAATTCCACGAAGAGATCGGCGCGTATGCGGCCGCCAAGGGGATCGAGCATGTGCTCGTCACCGGCGAGCTGGCGCGCCATGTGCATGGCGTCAACGTGGAATATTTTGAACAGTTCGACGGTTTGCTGGCGGCGCTCGATGCGCATCTTGCCGGCCATCCGGAAACAACGGTATTGATCAAGGGCTCCCGCTTCATGAAAATGGAACGGGCCGTGCAGCATTTGATTGGATCTCATAGCAATAATAACAAGGAAGCTCACTAA
- a CDS encoding peptidoglycan D,D-transpeptidase FtsI family protein: MKLGGSRDGARVAASKGVPFSKNPVLAVRLPVWRSRVVLFVLFAAFGALGARALWLQGVSNQFLQKQGASRYERTLELPATRGKITDRNGQVLASSVPVKAIWAIPDDVLQAPPEKITALAGLLDMSEAELRKKLDSDRSFVYLKRQVEMETADKIAALKIDGIDARKEYKRFYPQGEVMTHLVGFTNVEDIGQESMELAQQKTLAGATGSRRVIKDRLGHIVEDIGFIHEPHDGKDLTLSVDSKIQYIAFTQLKEAVEKFNAKAGGAVVLDVHTGEVLALANYPSYDPNDRRTLTGQQLRNRVMTDTFEPGSTLKPFTVSLALDKGKVRPATLIDTGPGRFTIADRTISDTSAHGVISVSQVIEMSSNIGSSKIALSMPAQDMWEMFTKVGFGQQPKWGFPGAVAGRVRPYKSWRPVEQATMSYGNGISVSLIQLARAYMMFARSGDTIPLSFQKVNELPVGQQIIKPETAAEMRDMLELVVSGAHGSAKRAQVAGYRVGGKTGTAYKVENGKYAMPRKYIGSFVGMAPMSAPRFIIAVMIDEPTGPAHYGGQVAAPAFAAIATNALRAMNVPPDSSVTEIVAPPSNGPEAM, translated from the coding sequence ATGAAGCTCGGCGGCAGCCGCGACGGCGCACGTGTAGCGGCCTCGAAGGGCGTGCCCTTCTCGAAGAATCCGGTATTGGCGGTGCGCCTGCCGGTATGGCGTTCGCGCGTGGTGCTGTTCGTGCTGTTCGCCGCGTTTGGCGCGCTCGGCGCGCGCGCGCTGTGGCTGCAGGGCGTGTCGAACCAGTTCCTGCAAAAGCAGGGCGCCAGCCGCTATGAGCGGACGCTGGAATTGCCGGCCACGCGCGGCAAGATCACCGACCGCAATGGCCAGGTGCTGGCGTCGTCGGTGCCGGTCAAGGCGATCTGGGCGATTCCCGACGATGTGCTGCAGGCGCCGCCTGAAAAAATCACCGCGCTGGCCGGCTTGCTGGACATGAGCGAAGCCGAATTGCGCAAAAAACTCGATTCCGACCGCAGCTTCGTCTACCTGAAGCGCCAGGTAGAGATGGAAACCGCCGACAAGATCGCCGCGCTGAAGATCGACGGCATTGACGCGCGCAAGGAATACAAGCGGTTTTACCCGCAAGGCGAAGTCATGACGCATCTGGTCGGCTTCACCAACGTGGAAGACATCGGCCAGGAGAGCATGGAACTGGCGCAGCAAAAAACGCTGGCCGGCGCCACCGGCAGCCGCCGCGTGATCAAGGACCGCCTCGGCCACATCGTCGAGGACATCGGCTTCATCCACGAACCGCACGACGGCAAGGACTTGACGCTGTCGGTCGACAGCAAGATCCAGTACATCGCGTTTACCCAGCTGAAGGAAGCGGTCGAGAAATTCAACGCCAAGGCCGGCGGCGCGGTGGTGCTCGACGTGCACACCGGCGAAGTGCTGGCGCTGGCCAATTATCCCAGCTACGACCCGAACGACCGTCGTACGCTGACCGGCCAGCAGTTGCGCAACCGCGTGATGACCGACACCTTCGAGCCGGGGTCGACGCTGAAGCCGTTCACCGTTTCGCTGGCGCTCGACAAGGGCAAGGTCAGGCCGGCCACGCTGATCGATACCGGGCCGGGCCGTTTCACGATCGCCGACCGCACCATTTCCGACACCTCGGCGCATGGCGTCATCAGCGTGTCGCAAGTGATTGAAATGTCGTCCAATATCGGTTCGTCGAAGATCGCGCTGAGCATGCCGGCGCAGGATATGTGGGAAATGTTTACCAAGGTCGGCTTCGGCCAGCAGCCGAAATGGGGCTTTCCGGGCGCCGTGGCGGGCCGCGTGCGGCCGTATAAATCGTGGCGTCCGGTGGAGCAGGCCACGATGAGCTACGGTAACGGCATCTCGGTGTCGCTGATCCAGCTGGCGCGCGCCTACATGATGTTCGCCCGCAGCGGCGACACGATACCGCTGTCGTTCCAGAAAGTGAACGAACTGCCGGTCGGCCAGCAAATCATCAAGCCGGAAACCGCCGCCGAAATGCGCGACATGCTGGAGCTGGTGGTGTCCGGCGCGCACGGCTCGGCCAAACGGGCCCAGGTGGCAGGCTACCGCGTCGGCGGCAAGACCGGCACCGCCTACAAGGTTGAAAACGGCAAGTACGCGATGCCGCGCAAATACATCGGCTCCTTCGTCGGCATGGCGCCGATGTCGGCGCCGCGTTTCATCATTGCCGTGATGATCGATGAACCTACCGGTCCCGCCCACTATGGCGGTCAGGTGGCCGCGCCGGCGTTCGCCGCGATCGCCACCAATGCGCTGCGCGCGATGAACGTGCCGCCGGATTCTTCGGTGACCGAAATCGTGGCGCCGCCGAGCAACGGTCCGGAGGCGATGTAA
- the rsmH gene encoding 16S rRNA (cytosine(1402)-N(4))-methyltransferase RsmH, with translation MTILPVPEFQHRTVLLDEAVDALDLAGARANGIYVDGTFGRGGHSRLILSRLGAQARLVAFDKDLQAIATAEQIKDPRFTIVHDSFATMSASLAACGISQVDGILLDLGISSPQVDDAARGFSFRNDGPLDMRMDTTRGVSAAEWLAVETEQTLEKVIRDYGEERFAFQIAKAIVAGRAVQPISSTRQLAAIVAGAVKTREKGKDPATRTFQAIRIFINKELEDLEIGLSQAYDCLAPGARMAVISFHSLEDRMVKRFFASKANVEQPDRRLPIRAVDLPQPEMKLIAKMKPSDAEIDANPRSRSAVMRVAQRLPLPAGQGGVV, from the coding sequence ATGACAATATTACCGGTGCCGGAATTTCAGCATCGTACGGTGCTGCTGGACGAGGCGGTCGACGCGCTCGACCTGGCCGGCGCACGCGCCAACGGCATCTACGTCGACGGCACTTTCGGACGCGGCGGCCACAGCCGCCTGATCCTGTCGCGGCTGGGCGCGCAGGCGCGCCTGGTCGCCTTCGACAAGGACTTGCAGGCCATCGCCACCGCCGAACAAATCAAGGATCCGCGCTTCACCATCGTGCATGACAGCTTCGCCACCATGTCGGCCAGCCTGGCGGCGTGCGGTATTTCCCAGGTCGACGGCATCCTGCTGGACCTGGGCATCTCTTCGCCGCAGGTGGACGACGCGGCGCGTGGTTTCAGTTTCCGTAACGACGGCCCGCTCGACATGCGCATGGATACCACGCGCGGCGTCTCGGCGGCCGAGTGGCTGGCTGTGGAAACCGAACAGACACTGGAAAAGGTAATACGCGATTATGGGGAAGAACGGTTTGCTTTTCAGATTGCAAAGGCGATTGTTGCTGGCCGGGCAGTCCAGCCAATTTCAAGCACACGACAGCTTGCCGCTATCGTGGCAGGCGCCGTCAAGACCCGTGAGAAGGGTAAGGACCCCGCAACCCGCACCTTTCAGGCAATCCGGATTTTCATTAACAAGGAGCTGGAAGATCTCGAGATTGGGCTGAGCCAGGCGTATGACTGCCTGGCGCCGGGCGCGCGCATGGCGGTGATCAGCTTCCATTCGCTGGAAGACCGGATGGTCAAGCGCTTTTTCGCTTCCAAGGCGAATGTCGAGCAGCCGGACCGGCGCCTGCCGATCCGCGCCGTCGATTTGCCGCAGCCGGAAATGAAGCTGATTGCGAAGATGAAGCCGTCCGATGCCGAAATCGACGCCAATCCGCGTTCCCGCTCGGCGGTGATGCGGGTGGCGCAGCGTTTGCCGCTGCCGGCCGGCCAGGGTGGCGTCGTATGA